The following are encoded together in the Thiobacillus sp. SCUT-2 genome:
- the mutS gene encoding DNA mismatch repair protein MutS produces the protein MTTAREAAGHTPMMQQYLGIKAQHPDMLLFYRMGDFYELFHEDAEKAARLLNITLTTRGASAGMPIKMAGVPYHSAEQYLARLLKLGESVVIAEQVGDPAASKGPVERQVTRIVTPGTLTDSGLLDETRDTLILAIAPGADTLGLAWINLAAGRFQVSEIAPAALTALLSRVRPAEILAPDDFALDAPCAVRRLAPWQFDSASAQARLAQQFGSRDLAGFGVADLPLAIAAAGALLDYIQATQRTALPHIQSIRAERDGEFVQLDAATRRNLELTETLRGEPAPTLQSVLDTTATGMGTRLLRHWLHHPLRDRDILSGRRDAIGVLADTPDSAAAISRALRGCADVERIGGRIALRNARPRDLSGLRDTLALLPELAAVLPDDRARLRALRDALAARPDLHALLARAVQPEPASVLREGGVIADGFDAELDELRALTRDAGAFLLELEARERARSGIGNLKVEYNKVHGFYIEVSRAQADKVPDDYRRRQTLKNAERYITPELKAFEDKALSAQERALAREKLLFDGLLDTLTPHVPDLLAIAAALAEIDVLASQAERVGTLKLCAPDYTSEPGIVIRGGRHPVVEAQVEHFIANDVTLNRTRQMLLITGPNMGGKSTYMRQVALITLMACCGLWVPATSARIGDIDQIFTRIGASDDLAGGRSTFMVEMTETAHILHNASANSLVLLDEIGRGTSTFDGLALAWAVARHLVTATRAFTLFATHYFELTQLAQEFRQLANVHLDAKEHGTDLVFLHAVEEGPASQSYGIQVARLAGVPSPVIHAARRHLRELEDAQLQPGPQGDLFAAHLPNDEPPPHPALDQLRELDPDTLTPKAALDMLYALKALTDTAP, from the coding sequence ATGACGACCGCCAGGGAGGCCGCCGGCCACACGCCGATGATGCAGCAGTACCTCGGCATCAAGGCGCAGCATCCCGACATGCTGCTGTTCTACCGCATGGGCGACTTCTACGAGCTGTTCCATGAGGATGCCGAGAAAGCCGCACGACTCCTCAATATCACGCTGACCACGCGCGGCGCCTCGGCCGGCATGCCGATCAAAATGGCTGGCGTGCCCTACCACAGCGCCGAGCAGTACCTGGCCCGCCTGCTGAAGCTGGGCGAATCGGTGGTGATCGCCGAGCAGGTCGGCGATCCCGCCGCCTCGAAAGGCCCGGTCGAGCGCCAGGTCACGCGCATCGTCACCCCCGGCACGCTGACCGACTCGGGCCTGCTGGACGAGACGCGCGATACACTCATCCTCGCGATCGCGCCGGGTGCCGATACGCTCGGCCTGGCCTGGATCAATCTCGCTGCCGGCCGCTTCCAGGTCAGCGAGATCGCCCCTGCCGCGCTGACTGCCCTGCTCTCCCGCGTGCGCCCGGCGGAAATCCTGGCCCCGGACGACTTCGCGCTCGACGCGCCCTGCGCGGTGCGCCGCCTGGCGCCGTGGCAGTTCGACTCGGCCAGCGCGCAGGCCCGGCTCGCGCAGCAGTTCGGCAGCCGCGACCTCGCCGGCTTCGGCGTCGCCGACCTGCCGCTCGCCATCGCGGCCGCCGGCGCCCTGCTCGACTACATCCAGGCCACGCAGCGCACCGCGCTGCCCCACATTCAATCCATCCGCGCCGAGCGCGACGGCGAGTTCGTCCAGCTCGACGCCGCCACCCGGCGCAACCTCGAGCTCACCGAGACCCTGCGCGGCGAGCCGGCGCCGACGCTGCAGTCGGTGCTCGACACCACCGCCACCGGCATGGGCACGCGACTCTTGCGCCACTGGCTGCACCACCCGCTGCGCGACCGCGACATCCTGAGCGGGCGGCGCGACGCCATCGGGGTGCTCGCCGACACGCCCGACAGCGCCGCCGCGATCAGCCGCGCGCTGAGGGGCTGCGCCGACGTCGAGCGCATCGGCGGCCGCATCGCCCTCCGCAACGCCCGCCCGCGCGACCTCTCCGGCCTGCGCGACACGCTCGCGCTGCTGCCCGAGCTCGCCGCCGTCCTGCCTGACGACCGCGCGCGCCTGCGCGCGCTGCGCGACGCACTTGCCGCCCGTCCCGACCTGCACGCCCTGCTCGCCCGCGCGGTCCAGCCCGAGCCCGCCAGCGTCTTGCGCGAAGGCGGCGTCATCGCCGACGGCTTCGACGCCGAGCTCGACGAGCTGCGCGCGCTGACACGCGACGCCGGCGCCTTCCTGCTGGAGCTGGAAGCGCGCGAGCGCGCACGCAGCGGCATCGGCAATTTGAAAGTCGAGTACAACAAGGTGCACGGCTTCTATATCGAGGTCAGCCGCGCGCAGGCGGACAAGGTGCCGGACGACTACCGCCGCCGGCAGACACTGAAGAACGCCGAGCGCTACATCACGCCCGAACTGAAAGCCTTCGAGGACAAGGCGCTGTCGGCGCAGGAACGTGCGCTGGCCCGCGAAAAACTGCTGTTCGACGGGCTGCTCGACACGCTGACGCCACACGTCCCCGACCTGCTGGCGATCGCCGCCGCGCTCGCCGAGATCGACGTGCTGGCGAGCCAGGCCGAGCGCGTCGGCACGCTGAAGCTGTGCGCGCCCGACTACACGAGCGAGCCCGGCATCGTCATCCGCGGCGGCCGCCATCCGGTGGTCGAGGCCCAGGTCGAGCACTTCATCGCCAACGACGTCACGCTCAACCGCACCCGGCAGATGCTGCTCATCACCGGCCCCAACATGGGCGGCAAGTCGACCTACATGCGCCAGGTCGCGCTGATCACGCTGATGGCATGCTGCGGCCTGTGGGTGCCCGCAACGTCGGCGAGGATCGGCGACATCGACCAGATCTTCACCCGCATCGGCGCCTCGGACGACCTCGCCGGCGGACGCTCGACCTTCATGGTCGAGATGACCGAGACCGCCCACATCCTGCACAACGCCAGTGCCAACAGTCTCGTATTGCTCGACGAGATCGGCCGCGGCACCTCGACCTTCGACGGTCTCGCGCTGGCGTGGGCGGTGGCGCGCCATCTGGTGACCGCGACGCGTGCGTTCACGCTGTTCGCCACCCATTATTTCGAGCTGACCCAGCTGGCGCAGGAGTTCCGCCAACTCGCCAACGTCCACCTCGACGCCAAGGAACACGGCACCGACCTGGTGTTCCTGCACGCGGTCGAGGAAGGACCGGCCTCGCAGAGCTACGGCATTCAGGTGGCGCGGCTGGCCGGCGTCCCGAGCCCGGTGATCCATGCCGCGCGCCGCCACCTGCGCGAACTGGAAGACGCGCAGCTGCAGCCCGGCCCCCAGGGCGACCTGTTCGCCGCACACCTGCCCAACGACGAGCCGCCGCCGCATCCTGCGCTCGACCAGCTGCGCGAGCTCGACCCCGATACGCTCACGCCGAAGGCGGCGCTGGACATGCTCTATGCCTTGAAGGCGCTCACGGATACGGCGCCATGA
- a CDS encoding AF1514 family protein has protein sequence MKTLRLDAAELGIDFNAALKLATAIAVQHLGEETMLLSWYDRERDLESPAGVSECHEGCATKGSWDYALNRGARLAVEFDAGRFFFCFL, from the coding sequence ATGAAGACGCTCCGTCTGGACGCCGCCGAACTCGGCATCGACTTCAACGCCGCGCTGAAGCTGGCGACGGCGATCGCCGTGCAGCATCTGGGGGAAGAAACGATGTTGCTGAGCTGGTACGACCGCGAACGCGATCTCGAATCCCCGGCCGGGGTGAGCGAATGCCACGAGGGCTGCGCCACCAAGGGGTCGTGGGACTACGCGCTGAACCGTGGCGCACGGCTGGCGGTGGAATTCGATGCCGGCCGGTTCTTCTTCTGCTTTCTCTAG
- a CDS encoding RNA-binding S4 domain-containing protein, producing the protein MDALEFRLRGDHVALCDLLKLAGLADSGGQGKMMIAHGEVTVDGRPESRKTAKIRAGQTVACQGRIVRVLAAP; encoded by the coding sequence ATGGACGCGCTCGAATTTCGGTTGCGCGGCGATCACGTCGCGCTGTGCGACCTGCTCAAGCTCGCCGGACTCGCGGACAGCGGCGGGCAGGGCAAGATGATGATTGCCCACGGCGAGGTCACGGTCGACGGGCGTCCGGAAAGCCGCAAGACTGCCAAGATACGCGCCGGGCAGACCGTCGCCTGCCAGGGGCGGATCGTCCGGGTGCTGGCCGCGCCCTAG
- a CDS encoding DUF2818 family protein, whose protein sequence is MNFSTTLLLILAFVAANLPFLVERTFFVVRPGAGGKNFAWRLLELTLLYFVVGGIGRLLEGSQGDIQRQGWEFYAITAALFLVFAYPGFVYRYLWRKRGA, encoded by the coding sequence GTGAACTTCTCGACCACTCTGCTGCTGATCCTGGCGTTTGTCGCCGCCAACCTGCCGTTCCTCGTGGAACGCACCTTTTTCGTGGTCCGGCCCGGGGCCGGCGGCAAGAATTTCGCCTGGCGGCTGCTTGAACTGACGCTGCTCTATTTTGTGGTCGGCGGCATCGGCCGGCTGCTCGAAGGTAGCCAGGGCGACATCCAGCGCCAGGGATGGGAGTTCTACGCGATTACCGCCGCGCTGTTCCTGGTGTTTGCCTATCCGGGCTTCGTCTACCGCTATCTCTGGCGCAAGCGCGGCGCCTGA
- the nuoN gene encoding NADH-quinone oxidoreductase subunit NuoN, giving the protein MRHAILQFAPAFPEIFVLAMVSLILVVDAAVDDTKRYLAYAVSLATLAGAAFLTVLRFSSFPVLGLDGLVIDDPLAGVLNLFLYLTVAMALVYSREYLRARGLYRGEFFALVLFALLGMMVMVSAGHFLTLYLGLELLSLSLYAMVALQRDSSVATEAAMKYFVLGALASGMLLYGMSMVYGVTGSLGLGDIAIALQDGTDLRIPLVFGIVFIIAGLAFKLGAVPFHMWVPDVYHGAPTAMTLFIGSAPKIAAFAFVVRILGQGLESQVADWRDMLVILAVLSMAVGNIAAIAQTNLKRMLAYSTISHMGFMLLGILSGSQSGYSGAMFYVLSYTLMTLGGFGMILLLSRAGFEADRLEDFKGLNRRSPWLAFMMLLLMFSMAGVPPTVGFYAKLTVLQAVVAIDYVWLAVAAVLFSLIGAFYYLRVVKLMYFDAPLDTSPIVASPDARIMMSANGLAILALGILPQPLMAVCIHAVGASF; this is encoded by the coding sequence ATGCGCCACGCCATCCTGCAATTCGCTCCGGCCTTTCCCGAGATTTTCGTGCTGGCCATGGTTTCGCTGATCCTGGTGGTCGACGCCGCGGTCGATGACACCAAGCGCTATCTCGCCTATGCGGTCTCGCTTGCCACCCTCGCTGGGGCGGCGTTTCTGACCGTGCTCCGCTTCTCGTCATTCCCGGTGCTCGGATTAGATGGCCTGGTCATCGACGATCCCCTGGCGGGTGTGCTGAACCTCTTCCTTTACCTGACCGTAGCAATGGCCCTGGTGTATTCGCGCGAGTACCTGCGCGCCCGGGGACTTTACCGCGGCGAGTTCTTCGCGCTCGTTCTGTTTGCCCTGCTCGGCATGATGGTGATGGTGTCGGCCGGACACTTCCTCACCCTGTATCTGGGCCTCGAACTCCTCTCGCTCTCCCTCTATGCCATGGTGGCGCTGCAGCGCGACTCGAGCGTGGCGACCGAGGCGGCGATGAAGTATTTCGTGCTTGGCGCGCTCGCCTCGGGCATGCTGCTTTACGGCATGTCGATGGTCTACGGCGTCACCGGGTCGCTCGGCCTCGGGGATATCGCGATCGCGCTGCAGGACGGCACGGACCTGCGCATCCCGCTCGTGTTCGGCATCGTCTTCATCATTGCGGGACTTGCCTTCAAGCTCGGCGCGGTCCCGTTCCACATGTGGGTGCCCGATGTCTATCACGGCGCCCCGACCGCCATGACGCTGTTCATCGGATCGGCTCCCAAGATCGCCGCCTTCGCTTTCGTCGTGCGTATCCTCGGGCAGGGGCTGGAATCGCAGGTGGCGGACTGGCGCGACATGCTGGTGATCCTGGCCGTCCTGTCGATGGCGGTCGGCAACATCGCGGCCATCGCGCAGACCAACCTCAAGCGTATGCTGGCCTACTCGACCATCTCGCACATGGGTTTCATGCTGCTCGGCATCCTGTCCGGCTCGCAGAGCGGGTACAGCGGCGCGATGTTCTACGTGCTTTCGTACACCTTGATGACGCTGGGCGGATTCGGCATGATCCTGCTGCTGTCGCGGGCCGGGTTCGAGGCGGACCGCCTCGAGGACTTCAAGGGGCTCAACCGCCGCAGCCCGTGGCTGGCCTTCATGATGCTGCTGCTGATGTTCTCGATGGCGGGGGTGCCGCCTACGGTCGGCTTCTACGCCAAGCTTACCGTGCTGCAGGCCGTCGTGGCCATCGACTACGTGTGGCTTGCGGTCGCCGCGGTGCTGTTCTCCCTGATCGGCGCGTTCTATTATCTGCGCGTCGTCAAACTGATGTATTTCGATGCGCCGCTCGACACCTCGCCCATCGTCGCGAGCCCCGATGCGCGTATCATGATGTCCGCGAACGGACTGGCGATTCTCGCGCTGGGAATCCTGCCGCAGCCCTTGATGGCCGTGTGCATCCACGCCGTCGGCGCATCCTTCTGA
- a CDS encoding NADH-quinone oxidoreductase subunit M, with product MFGQALLSLVIWIPIVAGAIVLATGSDRNAALARWLALAGSLLGLIVAIPLATGFDTGTAAMQFVEQRAWIPAFNVSYHLGVDGISMPLILLNSFVTVLVVIAGWEVIQDKVAQYMAAFLIMSGLINGAFAALDGILFYVFFEGMLIPLYLIVGIWGGPNRVYAAFKFFLYTLLGSLLMLVSFIYLYYQSGGSFDIQTWHRTTLGMTAQTLMFFAFLLAFGVKVPMWPVHTWLPDAHVEAPTGGSVVLAAITLKVGAYGFLRFILPIVPDAAHELAWLVIALSLIAVAYIGLVALVQADMKKLIAYSSIAHMGFVTLGFFLFNPLGWEGGLVQMISHGFVSAALFLCIGVMYDRLHSRQIKDYGGLVNRMPVFAAFFMLFAMANSGLPATSGFVGEFMVIMASTQVNFWFAFVAATSLITGAAYTLWMYKRVVFGAVASPRVEEMKDVNAREILLLATLALCVLAMGLYPKPFTDVMHASVVDLLAHVAQSKLP from the coding sequence ATGTTCGGACAGGCTCTCCTTTCCCTCGTCATCTGGATCCCGATCGTGGCCGGTGCCATCGTTCTGGCCACCGGCTCCGACCGCAACGCCGCGCTGGCACGCTGGCTGGCCCTCGCCGGTTCGCTGCTTGGCCTGATCGTCGCCATCCCGCTCGCGACCGGCTTCGATACGGGTACCGCCGCCATGCAGTTCGTCGAGCAGCGCGCATGGATTCCCGCATTCAACGTGTCCTACCACCTGGGCGTCGACGGCATCTCGATGCCCCTGATCCTGCTCAACAGCTTCGTCACCGTGCTCGTGGTGATCGCGGGCTGGGAAGTGATCCAGGACAAGGTCGCGCAGTACATGGCCGCCTTCCTCATCATGTCGGGACTCATTAACGGCGCGTTCGCCGCGCTCGATGGCATCCTGTTCTATGTCTTCTTCGAGGGCATGCTGATCCCGCTGTACCTGATCGTCGGCATCTGGGGCGGGCCGAACCGGGTGTATGCCGCGTTCAAGTTCTTCCTCTACACGCTGCTCGGTTCGCTGTTGATGCTGGTGTCGTTCATCTACCTCTACTACCAGTCGGGCGGCAGCTTCGACATCCAGACCTGGCACCGGACGACGCTCGGCATGACCGCGCAGACGCTGATGTTCTTCGCCTTCCTGCTGGCCTTCGGCGTCAAGGTGCCGATGTGGCCGGTGCATACCTGGCTGCCGGATGCCCACGTCGAGGCGCCGACGGGCGGCTCGGTCGTGCTGGCGGCGATCACCCTGAAAGTCGGCGCCTACGGCTTCCTGCGCTTCATCCTGCCGATCGTGCCGGACGCCGCGCACGAACTCGCCTGGCTGGTGATCGCCCTGTCGCTGATCGCGGTGGCCTATATCGGCCTCGTCGCGCTGGTGCAGGCGGACATGAAGAAGCTCATCGCCTATTCGTCGATCGCCCACATGGGCTTCGTCACCCTCGGCTTCTTCCTGTTCAACCCGCTCGGCTGGGAGGGCGGACTGGTGCAGATGATCTCGCACGGCTTCGTCTCCGCGGCGCTGTTCCTCTGCATCGGCGTCATGTACGACCGTCTGCATTCCCGCCAGATCAAGGACTACGGCGGACTCGTCAACAGGATGCCGGTGTTCGCCGCGTTCTTCATGCTGTTCGCGATGGCCAACTCGGGCCTGCCCGCGACCAGCGGCTTCGTCGGCGAATTCATGGTCATCATGGCCTCGACCCAGGTGAACTTCTGGTTCGCGTTCGTCGCCGCCACCTCGCTGATCACCGGCGCGGCATACACCCTGTGGATGTACAAGCGCGTCGTGTTCGGAGCCGTCGCGAGCCCTCGCGTCGAGGAGATGAAGGACGTGAACGCCCGGGAAATCCTGCTGCTCGCGACGCTGGCGCTGTGCGTGCTGGCCATGGGCCTTTATCCCAAGCCGTTCACCGACGTGATGCACGCGTCGGTCGTCGACCTGCTGGCGCACGTCGCCCAGAGCAAACTGCCTTAA
- the nuoL gene encoding NADH-quinone oxidoreductase subunit L has protein sequence MDMQTLYLVVPLAPLAGAIVAGLLGRLVGRTGAHLVTIAGVAAAFVASVLVFQDVLAGHTFNGTVYTWMALGKLHFEVGFLIDALTAMMMLVVTFVSLMVHVYTIGYMHDDPGYQRFFSYISLFTFSMLMLVMSNNFLQLFFGWEAVGLVSYLLIGFWYTKESAIYANLKAFLVNRVGDFGFILGIGLVLAYFGSLDYATVFAKAPALAGETITILPGSPWSLMTVIALLLFVGAMGKSAQFPLHVWLPDSMEGPTPISALIHAATMVTAGIFMVARMSPLYELSDTALSVVMVIGAITALFMGFLGMVQNDIKRVVAYSTLSQLGYMTVALGASAYSVAVFHLMTHAFFKALLFLAAGSVIIAMHHNQDIRYMGGLRKYMPITWITSLIGSLALIGTPFLSGFYSKENIIEAAKLSHLPGAGFAYFAVLAGVFVTAFYSFRMYFLVFHGKERFRQGHAHGNEPDDHHGHGAAPQETPWVVTGPLLALALPSLAIGYMTVEPMLFGDFFGKAIYVADRHPVMTELNRDFGGAMAMGLHALTTLPFWLAAAGVGLAAFFYLRRPDIPAALAQRFRFIYRLLVNKYWFDELYSWLFAGGARMLGSGLWRHGDQGVIDGWIVNGSARLVERFSRLVKAFQSGYIYHYAFAMLIGVFALVTWFARLN, from the coding sequence ATGGACATGCAGACGCTCTATCTCGTCGTGCCTCTGGCGCCCCTGGCCGGCGCCATCGTCGCGGGCCTGCTCGGACGGCTGGTCGGCCGCACCGGCGCCCACCTCGTCACCATCGCCGGCGTGGCGGCGGCGTTCGTCGCATCGGTCCTCGTCTTCCAGGACGTGCTCGCGGGCCACACGTTCAACGGCACCGTCTATACGTGGATGGCGCTGGGCAAGCTGCATTTCGAGGTCGGCTTCCTGATCGACGCGCTGACCGCGATGATGATGCTGGTCGTGACCTTCGTCTCGCTGATGGTGCATGTGTACACGATCGGCTACATGCACGACGATCCGGGCTACCAGCGCTTCTTTTCCTACATCTCGCTGTTCACCTTCTCGATGCTGATGCTGGTGATGAGCAACAACTTCCTGCAGCTGTTCTTCGGGTGGGAGGCGGTCGGGCTCGTCTCCTACCTGCTGATCGGCTTCTGGTACACCAAGGAAAGCGCGATCTACGCGAACCTGAAGGCCTTCCTCGTCAACCGCGTCGGCGATTTCGGCTTCATCCTCGGCATCGGCCTCGTGCTCGCGTATTTCGGCTCGCTCGACTACGCGACCGTGTTCGCCAAGGCACCCGCGCTCGCCGGCGAAACCATCACGATTTTGCCGGGCTCGCCGTGGAGCCTGATGACGGTGATCGCCCTGCTGTTGTTCGTCGGCGCGATGGGCAAGTCCGCGCAGTTCCCGCTGCACGTCTGGCTGCCCGACTCGATGGAAGGTCCGACGCCGATCTCCGCGCTGATCCACGCCGCGACCATGGTGACGGCCGGCATCTTCATGGTGGCGCGCATGTCGCCCCTGTACGAGCTTTCGGACACCGCGCTCAGCGTCGTCATGGTGATCGGCGCGATCACCGCGCTGTTCATGGGCTTCCTCGGCATGGTGCAGAACGACATCAAGCGGGTGGTGGCCTATTCGACCCTGTCGCAGCTCGGCTACATGACCGTGGCACTGGGCGCGTCGGCCTATTCGGTCGCGGTGTTCCACCTGATGACGCACGCCTTCTTCAAGGCGCTGCTGTTTCTCGCCGCCGGCTCCGTCATCATCGCGATGCACCACAACCAGGACATCCGCTACATGGGCGGCCTGAGGAAATACATGCCGATCACCTGGATCACCTCGCTGATCGGCTCGCTCGCGCTGATCGGCACGCCCTTCCTGTCGGGCTTCTATTCCAAGGAGAACATCATCGAGGCGGCGAAGCTGTCGCACCTGCCGGGGGCGGGCTTCGCGTATTTCGCCGTGCTCGCCGGCGTGTTCGTCACGGCGTTCTATTCCTTCCGGATGTACTTCCTGGTGTTCCACGGCAAGGAGCGCTTCCGCCAGGGTCACGCGCACGGCAACGAGCCGGACGACCATCATGGCCATGGTGCGGCGCCGCAGGAGACGCCGTGGGTCGTCACCGGACCCTTGCTGGCGCTGGCCCTGCCGTCGCTGGCGATCGGCTACATGACCGTCGAGCCCATGCTGTTCGGCGATTTCTTCGGCAAGGCGATCTACGTCGCCGACCGCCATCCCGTCATGACGGAGCTCAACCGGGATTTCGGCGGCGCGATGGCGATGGGCCTGCATGCCCTGACGACGCTGCCTTTCTGGCTGGCTGCCGCGGGCGTCGGACTGGCGGCGTTCTTCTATCTGCGGCGCCCCGACATTCCCGCGGCGCTGGCGCAGCGCTTCCGCTTCATCTACCGCTTGCTGGTGAACAAGTACTGGTTCGACGAACTCTACAGCTGGCTCTTCGCCGGCGGTGCACGCATGCTCGGAAGCGGGTTGTGGCGGCACGGCGACCAGGGCGTGATCGACGGCTGGATCGTCAATGGCTCGGCGCGGCTTGTCGAACGGTTTTCCCGGCTGGTCAAGGCCTTCCAGTCGGGTTACATCTATCACTACGCCTTCGCCATGCTGATCGGGGTGTTTGCCCTGGTGACCTGGTTCGCGCGGCTCAACTAG
- the nuoK gene encoding NADH-quinone oxidoreductase subunit NuoK → MISLSHYLILGGILFAISVLGIFLNRKNVIILLMAIELMLLAVDMNFVAFSHYLADIHGQIFVFFILTVAAAESAIGLAILVVLFRNLRTINVDDLDHLKG, encoded by the coding sequence ATGATCTCGCTGTCGCATTACCTGATCCTGGGCGGCATCCTGTTCGCCATCAGCGTCCTGGGAATTTTCCTCAACCGCAAGAACGTGATCATCCTCCTGATGGCGATCGAACTGATGCTGCTCGCGGTCGACATGAACTTCGTGGCGTTCTCGCATTACCTGGCCGACATCCACGGCCAGATCTTCGTCTTCTTCATCCTGACCGTCGCCGCGGCGGAGTCGGCAATCGGCCTGGCGATCCTCGTGGTGCTGTTCCGCAACCTGCGCACGATCAACGTCGATGACCTCGACCATCTGAAAGGCTGA
- a CDS encoding NADH-quinone oxidoreductase subunit J → MYTTAIFYLFSAILIFAGLRVITARNPVHAALYLVLAFFTAAALWMLLEAEFLAITLVLVYVGAVMVLFLFVVMMLDINLEKLREGFWDYLPLAGFVAVLLVIEMALILGRRHFGLEVIGAPSPHPAGYSNTKELGRVLYTEYAYAFELAAVILLVAIVAAIALTLRRRKDSKYLDPAQQVKVSRNERLRIVKMPAEKGPAASVPDSGEEGA, encoded by the coding sequence ATGTATACGACCGCGATCTTCTACCTATTCTCCGCCATCCTGATCTTCGCCGGATTGCGCGTCATCACCGCGCGCAACCCGGTGCACGCCGCGCTCTATCTGGTGCTCGCCTTCTTCACCGCGGCGGCCCTCTGGATGCTGCTCGAGGCCGAGTTCCTCGCGATCACGCTGGTACTGGTCTATGTAGGCGCGGTGATGGTGCTGTTCCTCTTCGTGGTGATGATGCTCGACATCAATCTGGAGAAACTGCGGGAGGGATTCTGGGACTACCTGCCGCTCGCCGGCTTCGTCGCCGTCCTGCTCGTGATCGAAATGGCCCTGATCCTTGGCAGGCGCCATTTCGGGCTCGAGGTGATCGGCGCGCCGTCGCCGCATCCGGCCGGTTACAGCAACACCAAGGAACTCGGGCGGGTGCTGTACACCGAATACGCCTATGCGTTCGAACTGGCGGCCGTCATCCTGCTCGTGGCCATTGTCGCGGCGATCGCGCTGACCTTGCGGCGCCGCAAGGACAGCAAGTATCTCGATCCGGCGCAGCAGGTGAAGGTCTCGCGCAACGAGCGCCTGCGCATCGTCAAGATGCCGGCCGAAAAGGGGCCGGCGGCCAGCGTTCCGGATTCCGGGGAGGAGGGTGCATGA
- the nuoI gene encoding NADH-quinone oxidoreductase subunit NuoI, which yields MKRITQFFGSLLLVELVRGMMLTGRHLFARKITVQFPEEKTPQSPRFRGLHALRRYPNGEERCIACKLCEAVCPALAITIESEQRVDGTRRTTRYDIDLTKCIFCGFCEESCPVDSIVETRILEYHGEKRGDLYYTKPMLLAIGDRYEEQIAKDRAQDAKYR from the coding sequence ATGAAACGGATCACCCAGTTCTTCGGCAGCCTGCTTCTGGTCGAACTCGTGCGCGGCATGATGCTGACCGGCCGCCACCTGTTCGCGCGCAAGATCACCGTGCAGTTTCCCGAGGAAAAAACCCCGCAGAGCCCGCGTTTCCGCGGCCTGCATGCGCTGCGTCGCTATCCCAACGGCGAGGAGCGCTGCATCGCCTGCAAGCTGTGCGAGGCAGTGTGCCCGGCGCTCGCGATCACGATCGAGTCCGAACAGCGCGTCGACGGCACGCGGCGGACGACCCGGTACGACATCGATCTGACCAAATGCATCTTCTGCGGATTCTGCGAGGAATCGTGTCCGGTCGACTCGATCGTCGAGACGCGCATCCTCGAATACCACGGCGAGAAGCGGGGCGATCTCTATTACACCAAGCCCATGCTGCTGGCGATCGGGGATCGCTATGAAGAGCAGATCGCAAAGGATCGGGCGCAGGATGCGAAGTATCGGTGA